From Novosphingobium decolorationis, one genomic window encodes:
- a CDS encoding DUF2779 domain-containing protein, with amino-acid sequence MERSIRCLLSILTLPGSDRLLTPRHLAALAQCPRRLWLEVHHPELARATPHFESAPFDIHELAREQEGAGTRLGPHHSHETALRRTRQILAAGHPGPIFEARFDHEGFVADADLLIRDPLAPGRWRLHAVHRTTKPKPQHVARLAAQMWIVEQCGLPISRARIRHIAPDFVLDTPGEYRGLFADTDVTASARAQQSDMADLLGEARRIVAGLEPDCPTGPHCRKPAPCPFAAHCQALEDAPEWPVTLLPDGGGRKWARKGVCDLLELDAATMAKPREARIVAATQSGTPFHDAQGARRAMASWSWPRAWLDFETIAASVPLWAGTRPYQQVPFQFSLHLEQADGTMTHHQYLCVDGSDPRPGCAEALARTIPPNATIIAYNAGFERAILRALARQVPAFEAPLMALAERTVDLLPVTRNHWYHRDQRGSWSIKAVLPTIAPELAYTQLAVQDGAMAQDSFLEASSPTTSPERRRALEEALRAYCTRDTWAMVILARRLAAPQEGNAND; translated from the coding sequence GCCATCTGGCCGCGCTGGCCCAGTGCCCGCGTCGGCTCTGGCTGGAGGTCCATCACCCCGAGTTGGCGCGAGCCACGCCCCACTTCGAGAGCGCGCCCTTCGACATTCACGAACTTGCCCGCGAGCAGGAAGGCGCCGGCACGCGCCTTGGCCCGCACCACAGCCACGAAACGGCGCTGCGACGTACCCGCCAGATCCTGGCCGCTGGGCATCCGGGTCCTATCTTCGAGGCCCGCTTCGACCACGAAGGCTTCGTAGCCGATGCGGACCTGCTCATCCGCGATCCCCTGGCGCCGGGGCGCTGGCGGCTCCATGCCGTCCACAGGACCACCAAGCCCAAGCCTCAGCATGTCGCCAGGCTGGCGGCCCAGATGTGGATCGTCGAGCAGTGCGGGTTGCCGATCTCGCGCGCCCGGATCCGCCATATCGCCCCCGACTTCGTGCTCGACACGCCGGGGGAGTATCGTGGCCTCTTCGCCGACACCGACGTCACCGCCTCCGCGCGCGCGCAGCAATCCGACATGGCCGATCTGCTCGGCGAAGCCCGCCGGATCGTCGCGGGACTCGAACCGGACTGCCCGACCGGCCCGCATTGCCGCAAGCCTGCGCCCTGCCCCTTCGCCGCGCATTGCCAGGCGCTGGAGGACGCGCCGGAATGGCCGGTCACGCTGCTTCCGGACGGAGGCGGGCGCAAGTGGGCCCGCAAGGGCGTGTGCGACCTTCTGGAACTTGACGCCGCGACCATGGCCAAGCCACGTGAGGCCCGCATCGTGGCGGCCACCCAGAGCGGCACACCGTTTCATGACGCCCAGGGCGCGCGCCGCGCCATGGCCTCCTGGAGCTGGCCACGCGCCTGGCTCGATTTCGAGACGATTGCCGCCTCGGTACCGCTCTGGGCGGGCACCCGGCCCTACCAGCAGGTTCCCTTCCAGTTCTCGCTTCACCTCGAGCAGGCCGATGGCACGATGACCCACCATCAATACCTGTGCGTCGATGGCAGCGACCCGCGACCGGGCTGCGCCGAGGCGCTGGCGCGCACGATCCCACCCAACGCGACCATCATTGCCTACAACGCCGGGTTCGAGCGCGCGATCCTGCGCGCGCTGGCACGCCAGGTCCCTGCCTTCGAAGCCCCCCTGATGGCGCTTGCCGAACGCACGGTCGACCTGCTCCCCGTCACCCGCAACCACTGGTACCACCGCGACCAGCGTGGCTCTTGGTCGATCAAGGCGGTGCTGCCCACGATTGCCCCGGAACTCGCTTACACGCAGCTTGCCGTTCAGGACGGCGCGATGGCCCAGGACAGCTTTCTGGAAGCCAGTTCGCCCACCACCTCGCCCGAGCGCCGCCGCGCGCTGGAAGAGGCATTGCGGGCCTATTGCACCCGCGACACCTGGGCGATGGTGATCCTGGCCAGACGACTTGCCGCTCCACAGGAAGGGAACGCGAACGATTAA